The Streptococcus oralis Uo5 genome includes a window with the following:
- the cysK gene encoding cysteine synthase A gives MAIYNNITELIGQTPIVRLNNIVPEGAADVYVKLEAFNPGSSVKDRIALSMIEKAEQDGILKPGATIVEATSGNTGIGLSWVGAAKGYKVVIVMPETMSVERRKIIQAYGAELVLTPGSEGMKGAIAKAQEIAAERDGFLPLQFNNPANPEVHERTTGAEILAAFGSDGLDAFVGGVGTGGTISGVSHALKAANPNIQVYAVEADESAILSGEKPGPHKIQGISAGFIPETLDTKAYDGIVRVTSDDALALGREIGGKEGFLVGISSAAAIYGAIEVAKKLGTGKKVLALAPDNGERYLSTALYEFEV, from the coding sequence ATGGCTATTTATAACAATATCACTGAACTTATTGGACAAACACCGATTGTTAGACTTAACAACATTGTTCCAGAGGGTGCTGCAGACGTCTATGTTAAACTAGAAGCTTTTAACCCTGGATCGTCAGTAAAAGACCGCATTGCCCTTAGCATGATTGAAAAAGCGGAACAAGATGGTATTCTAAAACCGGGTGCTACCATTGTTGAAGCAACGAGTGGAAACACTGGTATCGGTCTTTCATGGGTTGGTGCCGCTAAAGGATATAAAGTTGTTATCGTCATGCCTGAAACGATGAGTGTGGAACGCCGTAAAATTATCCAAGCCTATGGTGCTGAACTCGTCCTTACTCCTGGTAGCGAAGGAATGAAAGGGGCTATTGCCAAAGCTCAGGAAATCGCCGCTGAACGTGACGGCTTCCTTCCACTCCAATTTAATAATCCAGCTAATCCAGAAGTACACGAAAGAACAACAGGAGCTGAAATACTGGCTGCTTTCGGTTCTGATGGACTAGATGCTTTTGTGGGTGGTGTTGGTACTGGTGGAACAATCTCAGGTGTTTCTCACGCTCTTAAAGCAGCAAATCCAAACATTCAAGTTTATGCAGTTGAGGCAGACGAGTCAGCTATCTTGTCTGGTGAAAAACCAGGACCTCACAAAATTCAAGGCATCTCAGCTGGATTTATTCCTGAAACACTTGATACAAAAGCCTATGATGGTATCGTCCGCGTAACGTCAGATGATGCTCTAGCGCTTGGCCGTGAAATTGGTGGAAAAGAAGGCTTCCTTGTTGGGATTTCTTCAGCTGCAGCGATTTACGGGGCAATTGAGGTTGCCAAGAAATTAGGTACAGGTAAGAAAGTCCTTGCTTTAGCACCAGATAACGGCGAACGTTATTTGTCTACAGCACTCTATGAATTTGAAGTGTAG
- the rpsB gene encoding 30S ribosomal protein S2, protein MAVISMKQLLEAGVHFGHQTRRWNPKMAKYIFTERNGIHVIDLQQTVKYADQAYDFMRDAAANDAVVLFVGTKKQAADAVKEEAERSGQYYINHRWLGGTLTNWGTIQKRIARLKEIKRMEEEGIFDVLPKKEVALLNKQRARLEKFLGGIEDMPRIPDVMYVVDPHKEQIAVKEAKKLGIPVVAMVDTNTDPDDIDVIIPANDDAIRAVKLITAKLADAIIEGRQGEDAAAVEAEFAASEAQADSIEEIVEVVEGDNA, encoded by the coding sequence ATGGCAGTAATTTCAATGAAACAACTTCTTGAGGCTGGTGTACACTTTGGTCACCAAACTCGTCGCTGGAACCCTAAGATGGCTAAGTACATCTTCACTGAGCGTAACGGAATCCACGTTATCGACTTGCAACAAACTGTAAAATACGCTGACCAAGCATACGACTTTATGCGTGATGCAGCAGCTAACGATGCAGTTGTATTGTTTGTTGGTACTAAAAAACAAGCTGCTGACGCTGTTAAAGAAGAAGCAGAACGTTCAGGTCAATATTACATCAACCATCGTTGGTTGGGTGGAACTCTTACTAACTGGGGAACGATCCAAAAACGCATTGCTCGTTTGAAAGAAATCAAACGTATGGAAGAAGAAGGAATCTTCGACGTTCTTCCTAAGAAAGAAGTTGCACTTCTTAACAAACAACGTGCACGTCTTGAAAAATTCTTGGGTGGTATCGAAGACATGCCTCGTATCCCAGATGTAATGTACGTAGTTGACCCACATAAAGAACAAATTGCTGTTAAAGAAGCTAAAAAATTGGGTATCCCAGTTGTAGCGATGGTTGACACAAACACTGATCCAGACGATATCGATGTAATCATCCCAGCTAACGATGACGCTATCCGCGCTGTTAAATTGATCACAGCTAAATTGGCTGACGCTATCATCGAAGGACGTCAAGGTGAAGATGCAGCAGCAGTTGAAGCAGAATTTGCAGCTTCAGAAGCTCAAGCTGACTCAATCGAAGAAATCGTTGAAGTTGTAGAAGGCGACAACGCTTAA
- the tsf gene encoding translation elongation factor Ts: MAEITAKLVKELREKSGAGVMDAKKALVETDGDIEKAIELLREKGMAKAAKKADRVAAEGLTGVFVNGNVAAVVEVNAETDFVAKNAQFVDLVNATAKVIAEGKPANNEEALALTMPSGETLEAAYVSATATIGEKISFRRFALLEKTDAQHFGAYQHNGGRIGVISVIEGGDEALAKQISMHIAAMKPTVLSYKELDEQFVKDELAQLNHVIDQDNESRAMVGKPALPHLKYGSKAQLTDEVIAQAEADIKAELAAEGKPEKIWDKIIPGKMDRFMLDNTKVDQAYTLLAQVYIMDDSKTVEAYLESVNASVVEFARFEVGEGIEKAANDFEAEVAATMAAALNN; this comes from the coding sequence ATGGCAGAAATTACAGCTAAACTTGTAAAAGAGTTGCGTGAAAAATCTGGTGCCGGTGTTATGGACGCTAAAAAAGCGCTTGTAGAAACAGACGGTGATATCGAAAAAGCGATCGAATTGCTTCGCGAAAAAGGTATGGCGAAGGCAGCTAAGAAAGCTGACCGTGTGGCAGCTGAAGGTTTGACTGGTGTATTTGTTAACGGTAACGTTGCAGCAGTAGTTGAAGTAAATGCCGAAACTGACTTCGTTGCGAAAAACGCTCAATTCGTTGACTTGGTAAACGCAACAGCTAAAGTAATTGCTGAAGGAAAACCAGCGAACAACGAAGAAGCTCTTGCTTTGACAATGCCTTCAGGTGAAACTCTTGAAGCTGCATATGTATCTGCAACAGCTACAATCGGTGAAAAAATCTCATTCCGTCGTTTTGCTTTGCTTGAAAAAACAGATGCACAACACTTCGGAGCATACCAACACAATGGTGGACGTATCGGTGTTATCTCTGTAATCGAAGGTGGAGACGAAGCGCTTGCTAAACAAATCTCAATGCACATTGCTGCGATGAAACCAACAGTTCTTTCTTACAAAGAATTGGATGAGCAATTCGTTAAAGATGAGTTGGCACAATTGAACCACGTAATCGACCAAGATAACGAAAGCCGTGCAATGGTTGGTAAACCAGCTCTTCCACACTTGAAGTATGGATCAAAAGCACAATTGACTGACGAAGTGATTGCTCAAGCTGAAGCTGATATCAAAGCTGAGTTGGCTGCAGAAGGCAAACCAGAAAAAATCTGGGACAAAATCATCCCAGGTAAAATGGACCGCTTCATGCTTGACAACACTAAAGTTGACCAAGCATACACACTTCTTGCACAAGTATACATCATGGATGACAGCAAGACAGTTGAAGCTTACCTTGAATCAGTAAATGCTTCAGTAGTTGAGTTCGCTCGCTTTGAAGTTGGTGAAGGTATCGAGAAAGCTGCAAACGACTTTGAAGCAGAAGTTGCAGCTACAATGGCAGCAGCCTTGAATAACTAA
- a CDS encoding aminoacyltransferase, whose product MFTYKMNVDVQEWDLFLQNHYQGNLLQSSDWAKIKDTWGNERVGFYKDNQLVGVANILIQPLPLGLSMFYIPRGPVVDYEDKELLKFVLLTIKKLAKKSRAIMVKFDPSLFVSRGLIGQETVQNSRTLEIVEELKKNKVYWTGLTKDMAENIQPRFQANIHKENFSLDQLSKSTRQAIRTARNKGLEVKFGGLDLLDEFSFLMKKTESRKNISLRGKDYYQKLLTTYPNHCFITMSYLDLPNRLKEVEKQLEKNLKIAQKFTDKTKEGKVKDNHQERKRLEEEISFLKSYIDRGDSVVPLSGTLTVEFGETSENLYAGMNEEFRHYQPAIPTWFETAQHSFERGAETHNMGGLENNLDGGLFNFKSKFNPTIEEFVGEFNYPTSSLYFLFNIAYKIRKKLRSRN is encoded by the coding sequence ATGTTTACGTATAAAATGAATGTTGATGTTCAAGAGTGGGATTTATTTTTACAAAATCATTATCAAGGAAATTTATTGCAGAGTAGTGATTGGGCCAAGATAAAGGATACTTGGGGGAATGAGAGAGTAGGATTTTATAAAGATAATCAATTGGTTGGAGTAGCGAATATCTTAATTCAACCTCTTCCATTGGGACTTTCTATGTTTTATATTCCACGCGGGCCGGTTGTTGATTATGAGGATAAAGAACTTCTGAAATTTGTACTTTTAACGATTAAAAAACTTGCTAAAAAAAGCCGAGCAATAATGGTTAAATTTGACCCAAGTCTGTTTGTCAGTCGAGGCCTAATTGGTCAAGAAACTGTCCAAAATTCTAGGACTTTAGAAATTGTTGAAGAACTGAAAAAAAATAAAGTCTATTGGACAGGACTAACAAAGGATATGGCAGAAAATATACAACCGCGTTTTCAAGCTAATATTCATAAAGAAAATTTCTCACTGGATCAACTTTCTAAGTCCACTAGACAGGCAATCCGAACTGCAAGAAATAAAGGATTGGAAGTAAAATTTGGTGGACTCGATTTATTAGATGAATTTTCATTTTTAATGAAGAAAACAGAGTCTCGTAAGAACATCAGTTTACGAGGTAAAGATTATTATCAGAAGTTACTGACTACTTATCCTAACCACTGCTTTATTACAATGAGCTATTTAGATTTACCTAATAGACTGAAAGAAGTTGAGAAGCAACTTGAAAAGAATCTAAAAATAGCGCAGAAGTTTACAGATAAAACGAAAGAAGGCAAAGTAAAAGATAATCATCAAGAAAGAAAACGATTAGAGGAAGAGATTTCTTTTCTTAAGAGCTATATTGATAGAGGAGATAGTGTCGTCCCATTGTCTGGAACTTTGACCGTCGAATTTGGGGAAACTTCTGAAAACTTATATGCTGGAATGAATGAAGAGTTTAGACACTATCAACCTGCTATTCCTACATGGTTTGAGACTGCGCAACATTCTTTTGAACGTGGTGCAGAGACTCATAATATGGGTGGACTTGAAAATAATTTAGATGGGGGATTGTTTAATTTTAAATCTAAGTTTAATCCCACAATTGAAGAATTTGTTGGCGAGTTTAATTATCCAACTAGTTCTTTGTACTTCTTATTTAATATAGCCTATAAAATCCGCAAGAAACTTCGAAGTAGGAATTAG
- a CDS encoding N-acetylmuramoyl-L-alanine amidase family protein — translation MKISPFTVTETGVSFRKSVKKVVPFLAVGLMLVAGDSVYAYSGGNGSFARGDDYPLHYKNGSVEIDQWRMYSRQCTSFVAFRLSSVNGFEIPPGYGNANEWGYRARREGYRVDSKPEVGSIAWSTEDYYGHVAWVSNVMGDQIEIEEYNYGVRERYNRRIVKASSMTGFIHFKDLVGNDGRTGSPIESGLASSGTHTFTQKSAIRNQPSSTAQVIDYYYPGENVSYDQIVEKDGYKWLSYLSYSGSRRYVQYTETESVENGWRKQNGIWNYLENGKLATGWKKINGSWYHFKDNGTMSTGWVKDGSYWYYLKASGEMQTGWLNENGTWYYLESSGAMKSSQWFQVGGKYYYVNASGALAVNTTVDGYRVDSNGARI, via the coding sequence ATGAAAATTTCACCATTTACAGTAACAGAGACAGGGGTTTCTTTTAGAAAATCAGTTAAAAAGGTTGTTCCTTTTTTAGCAGTAGGATTGATGCTAGTAGCGGGTGATAGTGTATATGCCTATTCTGGAGGGAATGGATCGTTTGCGCGTGGAGATGACTATCCGCTTCACTACAAAAATGGCAGTGTGGAAATTGACCAGTGGCGGATGTATTCTCGCCAATGTACGTCTTTCGTGGCCTTTCGTTTGAGTAGTGTAAATGGCTTTGAAATTCCGCCTGGCTACGGTAATGCGAATGAATGGGGGTATCGGGCAAGGCGAGAAGGATACCGTGTTGATAGCAAGCCAGAAGTTGGGTCTATTGCTTGGTCTACAGAAGATTATTATGGTCATGTTGCCTGGGTTTCAAATGTAATGGGAGATCAGATTGAGATTGAAGAGTACAACTATGGAGTTCGAGAGAGGTATAACCGTCGAATAGTTAAAGCTAGCTCTATGACAGGGTTTATCCATTTTAAGGACTTGGTAGGGAATGATGGTAGAACTGGAAGTCCTATAGAATCAGGGTTGGCGTCTAGTGGGACTCATACGTTTACTCAAAAATCTGCCATTCGAAACCAGCCGTCAAGTACAGCACAAGTTATTGACTACTACTATCCTGGTGAAAATGTTAGCTACGACCAAATCGTAGAAAAGGACGGTTATAAATGGCTTAGCTACCTATCCTATAGTGGATCGAGAAGATATGTCCAGTATACGGAAACAGAATCGGTGGAGAATGGTTGGAGGAAGCAAAACGGTATTTGGAATTACCTTGAGAACGGGAAACTCGCAACTGGTTGGAAGAAAATAAATGGCAGTTGGTACCACTTTAAAGACAATGGGACCATGTCAACTGGCTGGGTTAAGGATGGCTCTTACTGGTATTACCTGAAGGCTTCGGGTGAGATGCAGACAGGATGGCTCAATGAAAACGGGACATGGTATTATTTGGAGAGTTCAGGGGCTATGAAGTCTAGTCAGTGGTTCCAAGTAGGAGGAAAGTATTACTACGTCAATGCTTCAGGGGCTTTAGCAGTGAATACCACTGTGGATGGCTATCGAGTAGATAGTAACGGAGCTAGAATCTAG